In Pirellulales bacterium, one DNA window encodes the following:
- a CDS encoding alpha-L-fucosidase has translation MPGAARADGEKLAKPTADQAAWQDCELGMFIHFGPATWQDVGEDNLSTPLDQIIPDKLDTEQWVRAAEAMGAKYIVFVAKHSGGFCWWQTDTTDYSVKNTPWRGGKGDVLAELSASCKKHGMKLGVYISPMDRKHKAAGGGRCATPELQAAYNKLYRQQLTEVLSRYGSMFEVWFDGSNVVPVGDILRQYAPHAMIFQGPHATIRWVGNEDGIAPYPAWNSLSIADARSGVATARQGNPDGAAWLPNECDAEFRDAWMWNSKNAGSLKSVERLMEIYDGSVGHGAVLLLNHSPDRTGLIPAADFERGKQFGDEIRHEFAHSLAETSGHGNMVELPLAKPATIDRLVLMENIVDGERVREFVVEVQHGGEWRPLFHGSAIGHKQIIRFAPTEATAVRLRVSKSAAEPEVRKLAVYEADRLR, from the coding sequence ATGCCCGGCGCCGCGCGGGCCGACGGCGAAAAACTGGCCAAGCCGACCGCCGATCAGGCCGCCTGGCAAGATTGCGAACTGGGCATGTTTATCCATTTCGGCCCGGCCACTTGGCAAGATGTCGGCGAAGACAACCTTTCCACTCCCCTCGATCAAATCATTCCCGACAAGCTCGACACCGAGCAATGGGTGCGGGCGGCCGAGGCGATGGGGGCGAAATATATCGTGTTCGTCGCCAAACATTCCGGCGGGTTTTGCTGGTGGCAAACCGACACCACCGACTACAGCGTGAAGAACACGCCGTGGCGCGGCGGCAAAGGCGACGTGCTCGCCGAGCTGTCGGCCTCGTGCAAGAAGCACGGCATGAAGCTCGGCGTTTATATCAGCCCGATGGATCGCAAACACAAAGCCGCCGGCGGCGGCCGCTGCGCGACGCCCGAGCTGCAAGCCGCCTACAACAAACTTTATCGCCAGCAACTGACCGAAGTGCTCAGCCGCTATGGCTCGATGTTCGAAGTCTGGTTCGACGGGAGCAATGTCGTGCCGGTCGGCGATATTTTGCGGCAATACGCGCCGCACGCCATGATTTTTCAGGGCCCGCATGCCACGATCCGCTGGGTCGGCAACGAAGATGGCATCGCCCCGTATCCGGCCTGGAATTCGCTTTCGATCGCCGATGCCCGATCGGGCGTGGCCACGGCGCGGCAGGGAAATCCCGACGGAGCCGCGTGGCTTCCGAACGAGTGCGACGCGGAGTTTCGCGACGCCTGGATGTGGAACTCCAAAAATGCCGGCTCGCTAAAAAGCGTCGAGCGTTTGATGGAGATCTACGACGGCTCGGTCGGCCACGGCGCCGTGTTGCTCTTGAACCATTCGCCCGACCGCACCGGCCTGATCCCCGCGGCCGACTTCGAGCGCGGCAAACAATTCGGCGACGAAATCCGCCACGAATTCGCTCACAGCCTTGCAGAAACCTCCGGCCACGGCAACATGGTCGAACTGCCGCTCGCGAAGCCGGCGACGATCGACCGCCTGGTGCTGATGGAAAACATTGTGGACGGCGAGCGCGTGCGCGAATTCGTCGTCGAAGTGCAGCATGGCGGCGAGTGGCGCCCGCTTTTCCACGGCTCCGCAATCGGCCACAAACAAATCATCCGCTTCGCGCCAACCGAAGCGACCGCCGTGCGACTGCGAGTAAGCAAAAGCGCCGCCGAGCCCGAAGTCCGCAAACTGGCGGTCTATGAGGCTGACAGACTCCGCTGA